The window ATGAACGGTTGAGTTTCGCGCATGATGCCGGGCCATTATAACATGGGCAGTAACTGTTTGATCGCGCCGCAGACTATTTATCTCAGAACGGCTTGAACACCATCAGCCACAGGATACCCTGGTATTCACGTCTATTGTCAACTAAGTTTCTGCCAGGCCAGCGCAATGAGCACGACCTGAAGGAGACCGAGCAATGGCCCAAACGGCAATGCGAAGGCAAACCAGAAGATGGCGCTGAGACCCAGGAGAATGAGCTGCAATATCGCGCCATCGACCCGCCCATGCCATAACCAATACGCGGCCAGCAGCTTCAAGCCGTTGACGATGACGAACATGATCCCCGTGACAATCACCGCCTCAATGCCGAACGCCTCCATTGGCCCACCCAGCAGCCGAATACCATAGACAGACGGCAGGCTCCGGTGGGTCTGCGCGTACCTCAGCACCGGCAGGACGCCCAGGGACCAGGCGAGGGCATCAAAGATTACAACGATAGCTAGAGCCGTTTGCATGGTTTCCCTCTTTTCGCGCTTACGCTATAGAACCAACAGCGACAATCCACCGCCCAGATCGAACGGCAACCGCTGCCATGTGTCGCCGTAGTCGGCCGTATGCCACACGCTGCCATAGGTCGTGCCGACGAAAAGGTGGCCGGGCGCATCGGCGCGGGTGACCAGCGCCCGCGGCATCTGGCCCATCGGCTGAGGTTCCCAGCCGATAGGCTCCCAATCGGCCCAGCCCGAGGCGCGATAGAGATAGGCCGCGGCATTCCCGCCATAAGCCTTACCCGGCCCAGGGGCCAACGCGACGTACCAGATTTCCGGCCGGGCCGGATCGGCGGCGCAGACCACGCCATACTTTTGGGCCAGGCCGCTTCTGGGCTGTGTCCAGGTGCGGCCACCATCCCTGCTTATGGCCGCCCCGCCGCCTGTCCCGCCCGCCTCATAGACCCACTGCCCATCAGCCTGATGGAACGCCAGTGAGTGGCAATCGCGCAAGGCCCCACGGCGATGACTCGACCAGGTGCGGCCGCCATCCTCGCTGCAGGCCACCGCGCCCAGCTCGACACCGGCCAGGACGAGATCCGGCTCGGTGGGCGACACGCCCAGCGCGTTGACGTAGGCCCGAAACGGCGGCTCGGCCGGGGAGAACCACCACCAACGGTTGGGGATGCGCCGGAAGCCCGTCAGTTCCGCCCAGTGTTGGCCGCCGTCGGTGGTCTTGTAGACGGCGGCCGGTTTCACCCCGGCATAGATCACGTCGGGGTCGTGGGGGCTGACGGCCAGCGCCTTGACGACCTTCCCGGCCATTCCCAGCGGAGACCAGGTCCGGCCGCGATCGGCCGAACGGTAGACGCCGTTGCCCTGCGTTCCGGCATAAACGACGTCGGGCCGGCGTGGGTCGGCGGCCAGCGTCACCGGCGCGGGGTCGGCCAGGACGGTCTCAACTTGCCAGCCGCCGTTGGCGCACGCCGCGCGGACGATCTGCCGGTTGTTGATAGCCAGGAAGACATACGAATCCATGTCGGCGCGCCCATTGGTCATTGTCGCCTCCGCATCCTGCCAACGCTCATTATCAGTCGCCGGCCACACCGTCAGGCTGCAATTGATGCGCGGCCAGGGGTTCGCCGGCGCGCATCAACGCCGTCGCCTGCCAGGCCAACATCAGCCCCAGCGCGAAATCGACCAAGGCCAGCACCGGATGGAAGGCCGCCAGCACGGGCGCGCTGACCCGCAGGAAGATGAGCACGTCAGCCTGCAAGACGTAGACGAGAAACAGCAGCCAGGTCAGCCGCTTCATCCGGCCGGGCAGCTTGCCGGCGTACATCGTCACCAGCATGATCAACAGGGGCAAGCCCAGGAAGTGGCCCAAACCGGCGTGATTCGTCCAGGGCCAACGCCCGGCGACGACCGTCATCCCGGCGAAAAATACCTGCGTCATCACCCCGGCCACGAATAGCCAGGCAAAAAGCATGTAGAGCGTGCGCGAAACTTTCATCGTCAACCTCCGTTGCACATACAATCCGCCGTTCAGGAAGCGACAACCGCTCCCACCGTTTGGCCCACCCGGTTGGTCAGGAACAAGCGGCCCACGACGATGAACCAGACCGGCAGCCCGGCGTAGCTGATAAAACCCAACAGAAATATCGCCATCAAGGGTAGACTCATCTGGAAGCCGCCGGCCTGGCCCGCCATATTCGTCAATCCATTGGCGATACTCTCCAGCCGGAACACCGCCAACAGGGCCAACGACGGCGTGATCGCCAACAGGATGCCGGCCCAGGCCACCGCCCGCGGCAGCACACCGCTCCGTAGGCCGGTGATCGCGCTGATGAGCACCCACAGGCCGACCAGGCCAAAGCCGCCCAGACCGGGCAGGAGCGAGAGTTGAAAATCGATGCGGTTGGTGAGCAACAGGATTGACCCTGTCATCGTCGTCAGGAACCCGGCGATGCCCAGCAGCAGGGCCAGCAAGCTCGGCAGCGGCTGATCGGCGGCCAGAAGGCGGTAGAGACCCACAACCAACGGCAACAGCAACAGGCTCGACGGGATGCTGAGGGCGTCGTTGATCGTCCCAAACGGTTCGCCGACGGTGAACAACAGCAAAAGCGAGATGAAGCCGACCACGGCCACGCCGCCGCCGGCCATCGCCGACCAGCCGACCAGATTCTGATGGGATGAGTTCATTGTGCCATTTCTCCAGTTGTGATGAGCACAGTATAGGCGCGGGACAGGGCGGGTGTCATGGGGCGTCAATCTCGAATGGGTCGGGAAATAAGCCCGGATCACCATCGGGAATAGTTCCCGACATGTAGGGCGGGATGGCATCCCGCCCTCTTCTCCTTCGCGGCATACCATCCCGCCCCACATCGCTGGGCGGGATACCATCCCGCCCTACAAACAAAAACGGCCCGCCATGTGCGGGCCGTTCTGTGGGCGTCATCCGAAAACGCGCTTTAGCTTTTCAACAGTGCCTTCAGTTCTTCCACGGCTACCACCTGCCGCTCGCTCTCGCTGCGCCGCTTCACTTCCACCCCACCCCCTTTCAGGCTGCGGGCGGAGAGGGTGACGCGCCAGGGGATGCCCATCAGGTCGGCGTCGGTGAACTTGACACCCGCGCCCAACCCGTCGCGGTCGTCGTAGAGCACTTCGACACCGGCGGCGGTCAACTCGGCGTAGAGGGCCTCGGCCTGCTCTTTCGTGCCGTCGCCCGCTTTGCCGATGTGGACCAGATGCACCTGATAGGGGGCCACGCTGTCGGGCCAGACGATGCCGTCATCGTCGTGATGCAGCTCCACAACCACGGCCATCAGCCGGTCAAGGCCGATGCCGTAGCTGCCCATGTAGACCAGTTGCTTCTGGCCGTTGTCGTCCAGGTAGGTCGCGTCCACGGCGGCGCTATAGCGTGTACCCAGCTTAAAGCAGTGGCCGACCTCGATGGCTTTCTTGGCCTCGATGCGCCCGCCGCACACCGGGCATTTGTGGCCGGTGCCGGCTTCGGCGATGTCGGCCATGCGGCTGACGGTGAAGTCGCGGCCGACGTTGGCGCCGGTATAGTGGTACGGCTCCTCGTTGGCCCCCACGACGTAGTTGCCGCCGTATTCGAGCGACTCATCGGCCACGATCATCACGCCGGGCGAATTCATGTCGCCGGTGGCCGGGGTCAGGCCGATGCCCGAAGCATAGCCGGGCACGGCCCCGATGCTCTGTATCTCGGCCTCGGTCGCCGCCCGCACGAAGCCGCCGCCCAGGGCGTTGACCAGCTTGGTATCGACGATGTTGAGGTCACCGCGCACCAGGGCGAACACCAGCCGCCCCTCGCCCGGCTTCTCCTCGTAGCGCGGCCGCCACCAGTAGAAGACGGCCTTGATCGTTTGGCTGGTGGGCACGCCGACGAAAGCGGCCACGTCGGCGATGGTCTTGCAATTGGGCGTCTGGACCTTGACCAGTTCGGCCAGTTGGGCCGGCTTGTCCCCCTCGCGCACGAACTCGGCCGCCTCGACGTTGGCCGCATAGCCGCAATTGTCGCAGGCGATGAACACGTCTTCGCCCTGCGGATGGGGCACGGTGAACTCCTGCGACGTCTTGCCGCCCATCGCGCCCACGTCGGCGTTGATGGCGACGGTGGGCACGCCGCAGCGGTTGAAGACGTTGAAGTACGCCTGAATCATGCTGGGGTAATATTCATCCAGCGCCGCCTCGTCCCGGTCAAGAGTATAGGCGTCCTTCATAATGAATTCGCGCAGGCGAATGAGGCCGCCGCGCGGCCGGGGTTCGTCACGGAACTTCTTGCTGATGTGGTAGACCATCTTGGGCAGGTCGCGGTAGCTTTCGATGTCGCGCAGGGCCAGATCGACGACGATCTCTTCGTGGGTGGCCGACAGGGCATAGTCGCGGTCGCCGCTGC is drawn from Candidatus Promineifilum breve and contains these coding sequences:
- a CDS encoding beta propeller repeat protein → MTNGRADMDSYVFLAINNRQIVRAACANGGWQVETVLADPAPVTLAADPRRPDVVYAGTQGNGVYRSADRGRTWSPLGMAGKVVKALAVSPHDPDVIYAGVKPAAVYKTTDGGQHWAELTGFRRIPNRWWWFSPAEPPFRAYVNALGVSPTEPDLVLAGVELGAVACSEDGGRTWSSHRRGALRDCHSLAFHQADGQWVYEAGGTGGGAAISRDGGRTWTQPRSGLAQKYGVVCAADPARPEIWYVALAPGPGKAYGGNAAAYLYRASGWADWEPIGWEPQPMGQMPRALVTRADAPGHLFVGTTYGSVWHTADYGDTWQRLPFDLGGGLSLLVL
- a CDS encoding proline--tRNA ligase, whose product is MRLSQSFGKTLREAPAEAELASHQLLLRANFIRPAGAGIYTFMPLGYRVIRKIWQILAEEMDAIGGQEMWMPNLHPAALWQATGRWGQVDVLFKLKGSGDRDYALSATHEEIVVDLALRDIESYRDLPKMVYHISKKFRDEPRPRGGLIRLREFIMKDAYTLDRDEAALDEYYPSMIQAYFNVFNRCGVPTVAINADVGAMGGKTSQEFTVPHPQGEDVFIACDNCGYAANVEAAEFVREGDKPAQLAELVKVQTPNCKTIADVAAFVGVPTSQTIKAVFYWWRPRYEEKPGEGRLVFALVRGDLNIVDTKLVNALGGGFVRAATEAEIQSIGAVPGYASGIGLTPATGDMNSPGVMIVADESLEYGGNYVVGANEEPYHYTGANVGRDFTVSRMADIAEAGTGHKCPVCGGRIEAKKAIEVGHCFKLGTRYSAAVDATYLDDNGQKQLVYMGSYGIGLDRLMAVVVELHHDDDGIVWPDSVAPYQVHLVHIGKAGDGTKEQAEALYAELTAAGVEVLYDDRDGLGAGVKFTDADLMGIPWRVTLSARSLKGGGVEVKRRSESERQVVAVEELKALLKS
- a CDS encoding DUF6220 domain-containing protein; this translates as MKVSRTLYMLFAWLFVAGVMTQVFFAGMTVVAGRWPWTNHAGLGHFLGLPLLIMLVTMYAGKLPGRMKRLTWLLFLVYVLQADVLIFLRVSAPVLAAFHPVLALVDFALGLMLAWQATALMRAGEPLAAHQLQPDGVAGD